One genomic segment of Microbacterium sp. ProA8 includes these proteins:
- the gltB gene encoding glutamate synthase large subunit — protein sequence MYNPAFEKDACGLAMVATLRGEAGHDIIDLALTALRNLEHRGAIGSDAGTGDGAGILTQMPDAFLRAVAGFELPPVGEYAAGMIFLPRDAEARATQKAGIERIAASEGLTVLGWREVPTSEEHLGKLAFEARPVFEQLFVSDPGSGERAALSGIALDRRAYRLRARARTELDAYFVSLSARTLGYKGMVTTLQLEPFYPDLQDERFASELAVVHSRYSTNTFPSWPLAQPLRMLAHNGEINTVNGNRNWMRARQSQLESELLGDIRPLLPICTAGASDSASFDEVLELLTLTGRSLPHAIMMMVPEAYEKQADIDPKLRAFYEFHSMQMEPWDGPAALIFTDGTLVGATLDRNGLRPGRWTETTDGLIVIGSETGVLDFAPERIKRRGRLRPGRMFLVDTAQRRIIEDDEIKAQLAEQEPWQEWLDAGRVRLADLPEREHIVHPIASITRRQRTFGYTEEEVKILLTPMGQNGAEPLGAMGSDTPVAVLSERPRLLFDYFTQQFAQVTNPPLDSIREEVVTSLGLGLGPERNLLEWGAEHTRVVTLDFPVIDNDELAKIQHIDTALPGRTSVTIRGLYRVEAGHKGMKKRLEQMCQEVDQAIEDGAEFIVLSDRDSNKDLAPIPSLLMLAAVHHHLIRKETRMKCGLVVEAGDVREVHHVATLIGYGASAVNPYLAMETVEYLVRAGFITGIAPEKAVKNLIYALGKGVLKIMSKMGISTVSSYAGAQVFEAVGLSDDLVDTYFTGTESKLGGVGLDVIAAENAARHAYAYPQDAAVRAHERLWTGGEYQWRRDGSPHLFNPDTVFRLQHSTRTRRYDIFREYTKLVDDQASELKTLRGLFALKTEGRTPVPIDEVESVSSIVKRFSTGAMSYGSISREAHETLAIAMNRIGGKSNTGEGGEDADRLLDPERRSSIKQVASGRFGVTSLYLTEADDIQIKLAQGAKPGEGGQLPPTKVYPWVARTRHATAGVGLISPPPHHDIYSIEDLKQLIYDLKRANPGARVHVKLVSQSGIGAVAAGTAKALADVILVSGHDGGTGASPLNSLKHAGTPWELGLAETQQTLMLNGMRDRVVVQVDGQLKTGRDVIIGALLGAEEFGFATAPLVVSGCIMMRVCHLDTCPVGVATQNPVLRARFNGKPEFVVNFMEFIAEEVREYLAALGFRSLDEAIGRSDLLDVDGAVTHWKANGLDLAPVLEGPVFAEDEPRRNTTAQLHELDEHFDVALIERAQDVIAKGGEITIDLPIRNTERAVGTLLGHHVTKARGENGLRSGSIVVNLTGSAGQSFGAFMPSGITLRLEGDSNDYVGKGLSGGQIVVRPPRGATFDASKNVIAGNVIGYGATLGTMFLRGVVGERFFVRNSGATAVVEGVGDHALEYMTGGLAVILGATGRNLGAGMSGGTAYVYRLDSKLVNREALASGELELGELGSGDAEILRDLLQQHVAETESTLAQALLDDFEAELANFVRVMPRDYAAVLQTRQTAVAEGLDPDGDVVWTRILEVTGG from the coding sequence ATGTACAACCCTGCGTTCGAGAAGGACGCCTGTGGACTGGCCATGGTCGCGACCCTTCGCGGCGAGGCCGGCCACGACATCATCGATCTCGCCCTGACGGCGCTCCGCAACCTGGAGCACCGCGGCGCGATCGGTTCGGACGCCGGCACCGGCGACGGTGCAGGCATCCTCACCCAGATGCCCGACGCCTTCCTGCGTGCGGTGGCCGGTTTCGAGCTTCCGCCGGTGGGCGAGTACGCCGCCGGCATGATCTTCCTGCCGCGCGACGCCGAGGCGCGCGCCACGCAGAAGGCGGGAATCGAGCGGATCGCGGCATCCGAGGGCCTCACCGTCCTCGGCTGGCGCGAGGTGCCGACGTCCGAGGAGCACCTGGGCAAGCTGGCCTTCGAGGCCCGTCCGGTCTTCGAGCAGCTCTTCGTGTCCGACCCCGGCTCCGGCGAACGTGCCGCGCTCTCGGGGATCGCGCTCGACCGACGCGCCTATCGCCTGCGCGCCCGTGCCCGCACCGAGCTCGACGCCTACTTCGTCTCGCTGTCGGCGCGGACGCTCGGCTACAAGGGCATGGTCACGACGCTGCAGCTCGAGCCGTTCTACCCCGACCTCCAGGACGAGCGCTTCGCCTCGGAGCTCGCCGTGGTCCACTCGCGCTACTCGACCAACACCTTCCCGTCGTGGCCGCTCGCGCAGCCGCTGCGCATGCTCGCCCACAACGGCGAGATCAACACCGTCAACGGCAACCGCAACTGGATGCGGGCACGGCAGTCGCAGCTCGAGTCCGAGCTCCTCGGCGACATCCGCCCGCTGCTGCCCATCTGCACCGCCGGCGCCAGCGATTCGGCCTCGTTCGACGAGGTCCTCGAGCTCCTCACCCTGACCGGCCGCAGCCTGCCGCACGCCATCATGATGATGGTGCCGGAGGCGTACGAGAAGCAGGCCGACATCGACCCCAAGCTGCGCGCGTTCTACGAGTTCCACTCGATGCAGATGGAGCCGTGGGACGGCCCGGCCGCGCTCATCTTCACCGACGGCACCCTGGTCGGCGCGACGCTCGACCGCAACGGCCTGCGCCCCGGTCGCTGGACCGAGACGACCGACGGCCTCATCGTCATCGGCAGCGAGACCGGCGTGCTGGACTTCGCGCCCGAGCGCATCAAGCGCCGCGGGCGCCTGCGTCCCGGCCGCATGTTCCTCGTCGACACGGCCCAGCGCCGCATCATCGAGGACGACGAGATCAAGGCGCAGCTCGCCGAGCAGGAGCCGTGGCAGGAGTGGCTCGACGCGGGCCGCGTGCGCCTGGCCGACCTCCCCGAGCGCGAGCACATCGTGCACCCCATCGCCTCGATCACGCGTCGTCAGCGGACCTTCGGCTACACCGAGGAAGAGGTCAAGATCCTCCTCACCCCGATGGGGCAGAACGGGGCGGAGCCCCTCGGCGCCATGGGCTCGGACACGCCGGTCGCTGTGCTCAGCGAGCGGCCGCGCCTGCTGTTCGACTACTTCACGCAGCAGTTCGCGCAGGTCACGAACCCGCCGCTGGACTCGATCCGCGAAGAGGTCGTCACGTCCCTCGGCCTGGGCCTCGGTCCGGAGCGCAACCTGCTCGAATGGGGCGCCGAGCACACGCGCGTCGTGACGCTCGACTTCCCGGTGATCGACAACGACGAGCTGGCCAAGATCCAGCACATCGACACCGCGCTTCCCGGGCGGACCTCGGTCACGATCCGCGGCCTGTACCGCGTCGAGGCCGGCCACAAGGGCATGAAGAAGCGCCTCGAGCAGATGTGCCAGGAGGTCGACCAGGCCATCGAGGACGGCGCGGAGTTCATCGTGCTCTCCGACCGCGACTCCAACAAGGATCTCGCGCCCATCCCTTCGCTGCTCATGCTGGCCGCCGTGCACCATCACCTCATCCGCAAGGAGACGCGCATGAAGTGCGGCCTCGTCGTCGAGGCCGGCGATGTGCGCGAGGTCCATCACGTCGCGACGCTGATCGGGTACGGCGCATCCGCCGTCAACCCGTACCTCGCGATGGAGACCGTGGAGTACCTCGTCCGCGCGGGCTTCATCACCGGGATCGCCCCCGAGAAGGCCGTCAAGAACCTGATCTACGCGCTCGGCAAGGGCGTGCTGAAGATCATGTCGAAGATGGGCATCTCGACCGTCTCGTCGTACGCCGGCGCGCAGGTGTTCGAGGCCGTCGGTCTGTCGGACGACCTCGTCGACACCTACTTCACCGGCACCGAGTCCAAGCTCGGCGGCGTCGGCCTCGACGTCATCGCGGCCGAGAACGCCGCGCGTCACGCGTACGCGTACCCGCAGGATGCCGCCGTCCGCGCGCACGAGCGGCTCTGGACGGGCGGCGAGTATCAGTGGCGCCGCGACGGCTCGCCCCACCTGTTCAACCCGGACACGGTGTTCCGGCTGCAGCACTCGACGCGGACCCGCCGGTACGACATCTTCCGCGAGTACACCAAGCTCGTCGACGACCAGGCGAGCGAGCTGAAGACGCTGCGCGGCCTGTTCGCGCTCAAGACCGAGGGCCGCACGCCGGTGCCGATCGACGAGGTCGAGTCGGTCTCGTCGATCGTCAAGCGCTTCTCGACCGGCGCGATGAGCTACGGCTCGATCTCACGCGAGGCTCATGAGACCCTGGCGATCGCGATGAACCGCATCGGCGGCAAGTCGAACACCGGCGAGGGCGGCGAGGATGCAGACCGTCTGCTCGACCCGGAGCGGCGCAGTTCGATCAAGCAGGTCGCCTCGGGGCGCTTCGGCGTCACGAGCCTGTACCTCACCGAGGCCGACGACATCCAGATCAAGCTGGCCCAGGGTGCGAAGCCGGGCGAAGGCGGCCAGCTGCCGCCGACCAAGGTGTACCCGTGGGTCGCCCGCACACGTCACGCGACCGCCGGCGTCGGTCTCATCTCGCCGCCGCCGCACCACGACATCTACTCGATCGAAGACCTGAAGCAGCTGATCTACGATCTGAAGCGCGCCAACCCCGGCGCTCGCGTGCACGTCAAGCTCGTGAGCCAGTCAGGCATCGGCGCGGTGGCAGCAGGCACCGCCAAGGCGCTGGCCGACGTCATCCTGGTGTCGGGCCACGACGGCGGCACGGGCGCGAGCCCGCTGAACTCGCTGAAGCACGCCGGCACCCCGTGGGAGCTGGGGCTCGCCGAGACCCAGCAGACGCTCATGCTCAACGGCATGCGCGACCGCGTCGTGGTGCAGGTCGACGGCCAGCTGAAGACCGGGCGCGACGTCATCATCGGCGCTCTGCTCGGAGCCGAGGAGTTCGGCTTCGCGACGGCACCGCTCGTGGTGTCGGGCTGCATCATGATGCGCGTCTGCCACCTCGACACCTGCCCGGTGGGCGTGGCCACGCAGAACCCGGTCCTTCGCGCCCGGTTCAACGGCAAGCCCGAGTTCGTCGTGAACTTCATGGAGTTCATCGCCGAAGAGGTGCGAGAGTACCTGGCCGCGCTCGGCTTCCGTTCGCTCGACGAGGCGATCGGCCGGAGCGACCTGCTCGACGTCGACGGTGCGGTCACGCACTGGAAGGCGAACGGCCTGGACCTCGCGCCCGTTCTCGAGGGCCCGGTCTTCGCCGAGGACGAGCCGCGTCGCAACACCACGGCGCAGCTGCACGAACTCGACGAGCACTTCGACGTCGCCCTCATCGAGCGCGCGCAGGATGTGATCGCGAAGGGCGGCGAGATCACGATCGATCTGCCGATCCGCAACACCGAGCGGGCGGTCGGCACGCTCCTGGGCCATCACGTCACCAAGGCACGCGGCGAGAACGGCCTCCGATCCGGCAGCATCGTCGTCAACCTCACAGGGTCGGCGGGTCAGTCCTTCGGCGCGTTCATGCCGTCGGGCATCACGCTGCGTCTCGAGGGTGACTCCAACGACTACGTCGGCAAGGGCCTCTCGGGCGGTCAGATCGTGGTGCGGCCGCCGCGCGGCGCCACCTTCGACGCCTCCAAGAACGTCATCGCCGGGAACGTGATCGGCTATGGCGCGACCCTGGGCACGATGTTCCTGCGCGGGGTGGTGGGCGAGCGCTTCTTCGTCCGCAACTCCGGCGCCACTGCGGTCGTCGAGGGAGTGGGAGACCACGCCCTCGAGTACATGACCGGTGGCCTCGCCGTGATCCTCGGCGCGACCGGACGCAACCTCGGGGCCGGCATGTCCGGCGGCACCGCCTACGTGTACCGGCTCGACAGCAAGCTCGTCAATCGCGAGGCCCTCGCCTCCGGCGAGCTGGAACTCGGCGAACTCGGCTCGGGAGACGCGGAGATCCTCCGCGACCTTCTCCAGCAGCACGTCGCCGAGACCGAATCGACTCTCGCCCAGGCTCTCCTCGACGACTTCGAGGCTGAGCTGGCGAACTTCGTCAGGGTCATGCCGCGCGACTACGCCGCGGTGCTGCAGACCCGCCAGACGGCCGTCGCGGAGGGGCTCGACCCCGACGGCGATGTCGTCTGGACGCGCATTCTGGAGGTGACGGGTGGCTGA
- the lgt gene encoding prolipoprotein diacylglyceryl transferase — MITAAASVVASIPSPSISYFEIGPLRIHIYALCIITGIIIAVIWTNARLTKRGAEPWVVIDIALLAVPLAIIAARIYHVLTHWSFYFGEGANPLSALYIWEGGIAIYGALIGGAVGAWLGCRWTGIRFWTFADALAPALLLAQAIGRFGNWFNQELYGLPTDVPWGLEIDYPNPAWPIGLPEGTLYHPTFLYEVLWNALGVLVIVFVGRRFRLQWGRLFAAYLMWYSAGRIVWESIRIDPSDIFLGLRTNVWAAILGVVLGLVIFFVQKRRHPGLEPSPYVSGREWNAGQAVQSQNTDDFVDVSEPPTSEVEEVSATSTPATK, encoded by the coding sequence ATGATCACCGCCGCCGCGAGCGTCGTCGCCAGCATCCCGAGCCCGTCGATCAGCTATTTCGAGATCGGGCCTCTGCGGATCCACATCTACGCCCTGTGCATCATCACGGGCATCATCATCGCGGTGATCTGGACCAACGCCCGCCTGACCAAGCGCGGCGCCGAGCCATGGGTCGTCATCGACATCGCCCTGCTCGCCGTGCCGCTCGCGATCATCGCAGCCCGCATCTACCACGTGCTCACGCACTGGAGCTTCTACTTCGGCGAGGGCGCGAACCCCCTGTCGGCGCTGTACATCTGGGAGGGCGGCATCGCGATCTACGGCGCCCTCATCGGCGGGGCCGTGGGTGCCTGGCTCGGCTGCCGGTGGACCGGCATCCGCTTCTGGACCTTCGCGGATGCCCTCGCGCCCGCGCTGCTGCTCGCACAGGCGATCGGCCGCTTCGGCAACTGGTTCAACCAGGAGCTGTACGGCCTGCCGACGGACGTGCCGTGGGGCCTCGAGATCGACTACCCGAACCCCGCCTGGCCGATCGGCCTGCCCGAGGGCACCCTGTACCACCCGACGTTCCTCTACGAAGTGCTCTGGAACGCGCTCGGCGTGCTCGTGATCGTCTTCGTCGGCCGCCGCTTCCGCCTGCAGTGGGGGCGCCTGTTCGCCGCCTACCTCATGTGGTACAGCGCCGGACGCATCGTGTGGGAGTCCATCCGCATCGACCCGAGCGACATCTTCCTGGGCCTGCGCACGAACGTCTGGGCCGCGATCCTGGGTGTCGTCCTCGGTCTGGTGATCTTCTTCGTGCAGAAGCGCCGTCACCCCGGGCTGGAGCCGTCGCCCTATGTGTCCGGCCGCGAGTGGAACGCCGGACAGGCTGTACAATCGCAGAACACCGACGACTTCGTCGACGTCAGCGAACCCCCGACGTCCGAGGTCGAAGAGGTCAGCGCCACAAGCACTCCTGCCACCAAATAA